One segment of Prionailurus bengalensis isolate Pbe53 chromosome D4, Fcat_Pben_1.1_paternal_pri, whole genome shotgun sequence DNA contains the following:
- the PAXX gene encoding protein PAXX isoform X4 — protein sequence MVPPPPLSPPLCTLPPGPGPPRFVCYCEGEGSEDGGRGGFNLYVTDAAELWSTCFTADSLEALKARLGLSAAEEITPRFRAACEQQAVTFALREDGASLTLSGGPWALDFELSKVPGPEAASRLRALTLGLAEQVCNLKRQLAGLQVTATSPKKSPCLAGPQFFLPDPDPQRGGPGLGVRRRCPGESLINPGFKSKKPASGVDFDSP from the exons ATGGTGCCGCCGCCGCCTCTGTCGCCGCCTCTCTGCACGCTGCCGCCGGGGCCCGGGCCCCCGCGCTTCGTGTGCTATTGCGAGGGGGAGGGAAGCGAGGACGGAGGCCGCGGCGGCTTCAACCTCTA tgTGACGGACGCCGCGGAACTCTGGAGCACCTGCTTCACGGCGGACAGCCTGGAGGCCCTC AAAGCCCGTTTGGGCCTGAGTGCGGCTGAGGAGATCACCCCCCGGTTCAG GGCAGCCTGTGAGCAGCAAGCTGTGACTTTCGCCCTGCGGGAGGATGGAGCATCCCTAACCCTTTCCggggggccctgggccctggaTTTTGAGCTCTCCAAGGTGCCGGGCCCAGAGGCAGCCTCCAGGTTGCGGGCACTGACACTGGGTCTGGCAGAGCAAGTGTGCAACTTGAAGAGGCAGctggcag GCCTGCAGGTGACAGCCACCAGCCCCAAAAAGAGCCCTTGTCTGGCAGGGCCTCAGTTCTTCTTACCAG ACCCGGACCCTCAGAGAGGTGGCCCTGGACTTGGGGTCAGGAGGCGGTGTCCAGGAGAGTCCCTCATCAACCCTGGCTTCAAGAG tAAGAAACCAGCCAGTGGTGTAGACTTTGACAGCCCCTGA
- the CLIC3 gene encoding chloride intracellular channel protein 3 isoform X1, with product MAETAKLQLFVKASEDGESVGHCPSCQRLFMVLLLKGVPFTLTTVDIRRSPDVLKDFAPGSQLPILLHDGDTKTDTLQIEEFLEETLGPPEFPSLAPRYRESATAGNDVFHRFSAFIKNPVPTQDDALYQLLLRALTRLDSYLRAPLEHELVREPQLGESRRRFLDGDQLTLADCRLLPKLHIVDTVCAHFRGAPIPAELRGVRRYLDSALQVKEFKYTCPHSAEILAAYRTAVRPR from the exons ATGGCAGAGACGGCTAAGCTCCAGCTGTTTGTTAAG GCAAGCGAGGATGGTGAGAGCGTGGGACACTGCCCTTCCTGTCAGCGGCTCTTCATGGTCCTGCTCCTCAAGGGCGTGCCCTTCACCCTCACCACCGTGGACATCCGCAG GTCCCCGGATGTGCTTAAGGACTTCGCTCCCGGCTCGCAGCTGCCCATCCTTCTCCACGATGGCGACACCAAAACAGATACACTGCAGATCGAGGAGTTTCTGGAGGAGACGCTGGGGCCCCCCGA ATTCCCCAGCCTGGCGCCCCGCTACCGGGAGTCCGCCACGGCGGGCAACGACGTCTTTCACAGGTTCTCCGCGTTCATCAAGAACCCAGTGCCCACGCAGGACGATG ccctgtaCCAGCTGCTGCTGCGCGCCCTCACCAGGCTGGACAGCTACCTGCGCGCGCCGCTGGAGCACGAGCTGGTGCGGGAACCGCAGCTTGGCGAGTCGCGCCGCCGCTTCCTGGACGGCGACCAGCTCACGCTGGCTGACTGCAGGCTGCTGCCTAAGTTGCACATCGTGGAC ACGGTGTGCGCGCACTTCCGCGGGGCGCCCATACCCGCCGAGCTGCGCGGCGTCCGCCGCTACCTGGACAGCGCGCTGCAGGTGAAGGAGTTCAAGTACACGTGTCCACACAGCGCGGAGATCCTAGCGGCTTACCGGACGGCGGTGCGCCCCCGCTAG
- the LCNL1 gene encoding lipocalin-like 1 protein — MPQALLIGSVFVLLRLSLAQGQVPIQANFDASQFQGTWYVVGVASDDQDFLNSKDDTKMPVVLVTPLDNGDLALKFGYPTPDGGCQEMLTTFTKGAADGQFSDAAMAQTDIRVVSTDYKHFAVLYVETQKAGVRSVWLQLYARAPELFPEGAQKMQQLAPQVGLNPSQGALLPQSDQCAGAFS, encoded by the exons ATGCCACAGGCACTGCTCATCGGCTCCGTCTTTGTCCTGCTCAGGCTGTCCCTAGCCCAGGGCCAGGTCCCCATCCAGGCCAACTTCGATGCCAGCCAG TTCCAGGGCACCTGGTACGTGGTCGGGGTGGCCTCAGACGACCAGGACTTCCTGAACTCCAAGGACGACACAAAGATGCCCGTGGTCTTGGTGACCCCCTTGGACAACGGTGACCTGGCCCTCAAGTTCGGGTACCCTAC gcccgACGGCGGGTGCCAGGAGATGCTCACGACCTTCACGAAGGGGGCTGCTGACGGGCAGTTCAGCGACGCGG CCATGGCGCAGACTGACATCCGGGTGGTGAGCACCGACTACAAGCACTTCGCCGTGCTCTACGTGGAGACCCAGAAAGCAGGCGTCAGGAGCGTCTGGCTGCAGCTCTACG cccGCGCCCCGGAGCTGTTTCCTGAAGGTGCCCAGAAAATGCAGCAGCTGGCACCCCAAGTGGGCCTAAACCCCAGCCAGGGCGCCCTGCTGCCCCAGTCCG ACCAGTGTGCTGGCGCCTTCTCCTAG
- the PAXX gene encoding protein PAXX isoform X3, giving the protein MVPPPPLSPPLCTLPPGPGPPRFVCYCEGEGSEDGGRGGFNLYVTDAAELWSTCFTADSLEALVGIGAPGQAWKPPHSVPAKARLGLSAAEEITPRFRAACEQQAVTFALREDGASLTLSGGPWALDFELSKVPGPEAASRLRALTLGLAEQVCNLKRQLAGLQVTATSPKKSPCLAGPQFFLPDPDPQRGGPGLGVRRRCPGESLINPGFKSKKPASGVDFDSP; this is encoded by the exons ATGGTGCCGCCGCCGCCTCTGTCGCCGCCTCTCTGCACGCTGCCGCCGGGGCCCGGGCCCCCGCGCTTCGTGTGCTATTGCGAGGGGGAGGGAAGCGAGGACGGAGGCCGCGGCGGCTTCAACCTCTA tgTGACGGACGCCGCGGAACTCTGGAGCACCTGCTTCACGGCGGACAGCCTGGAGGCCCTCGTGGGTATCGGGGCTCCCGGGCAGGCCTGGAAGCCCCCGCACTCCGTACCTGCA AAAGCCCGTTTGGGCCTGAGTGCGGCTGAGGAGATCACCCCCCGGTTCAG GGCAGCCTGTGAGCAGCAAGCTGTGACTTTCGCCCTGCGGGAGGATGGAGCATCCCTAACCCTTTCCggggggccctgggccctggaTTTTGAGCTCTCCAAGGTGCCGGGCCCAGAGGCAGCCTCCAGGTTGCGGGCACTGACACTGGGTCTGGCAGAGCAAGTGTGCAACTTGAAGAGGCAGctggcag GCCTGCAGGTGACAGCCACCAGCCCCAAAAAGAGCCCTTGTCTGGCAGGGCCTCAGTTCTTCTTACCAG ACCCGGACCCTCAGAGAGGTGGCCCTGGACTTGGGGTCAGGAGGCGGTGTCCAGGAGAGTCCCTCATCAACCCTGGCTTCAAGAG tAAGAAACCAGCCAGTGGTGTAGACTTTGACAGCCCCTGA
- the CLIC3 gene encoding chloride intracellular channel protein 3 isoform X2 — protein sequence MAETAKLQLFVKASEDGESVGHCPSCQRLFMVLLLKGVPFTLTTVDIRRSPDVLKDFAPGSQLPILLHDGDTKTDTLQIEEFLEETLGPPEFPSLAPRYRESATAGNDVFHRFSAFIKNPVPTQDDGWTATCARRWSTSWCGNRSLASRAAASWTATSSRWLTAGCCLSCTSWTRCARTSAGRPYPPSCAASAATWTARCR from the exons ATGGCAGAGACGGCTAAGCTCCAGCTGTTTGTTAAG GCAAGCGAGGATGGTGAGAGCGTGGGACACTGCCCTTCCTGTCAGCGGCTCTTCATGGTCCTGCTCCTCAAGGGCGTGCCCTTCACCCTCACCACCGTGGACATCCGCAG GTCCCCGGATGTGCTTAAGGACTTCGCTCCCGGCTCGCAGCTGCCCATCCTTCTCCACGATGGCGACACCAAAACAGATACACTGCAGATCGAGGAGTTTCTGGAGGAGACGCTGGGGCCCCCCGA ATTCCCCAGCCTGGCGCCCCGCTACCGGGAGTCCGCCACGGCGGGCAACGACGTCTTTCACAGGTTCTCCGCGTTCATCAAGAACCCAGTGCCCACGCAGGACGATG GCTGGACAGCTACCTGCGCGCGCCGCTGGAGCACGAGCTGGTGCGGGAACCGCAGCTTGGCGAGTCGCGCCGCCGCTTCCTGGACGGCGACCAGCTCACGCTGGCTGACTGCAGGCTGCTGCCTAAGTTGCACATCGTGGAC ACGGTGTGCGCGCACTTCCGCGGGGCGCCCATACCCGCCGAGCTGCGCGGCGTCCGCCGCTACCTGGACAGCGCGCTGCAGGTGA
- the PAXX gene encoding protein PAXX isoform X2, which yields MVPPPPLSPPLCTLPPGPGPPRFVCYCEGEGSEDGGRGGFNLYVTDAAELWSTCFTADSLEALKARLGLSAAEEITPRFRAACEQQAVTFALREDGASLTLSGGPWALDFELSKVPGPEAASRLRALTLGLAEQVCNLKRQLAGLQVTATSPKKSPCLAGPQFFLPGKACHLGLRWGLCSSSLCDSPSPEQESGPRDSMCTERGLWLWNSPDSGSPVPSCCPQTRTLREVALDLGSGGGVQESPSSTLASRVRNQPVV from the exons ATGGTGCCGCCGCCGCCTCTGTCGCCGCCTCTCTGCACGCTGCCGCCGGGGCCCGGGCCCCCGCGCTTCGTGTGCTATTGCGAGGGGGAGGGAAGCGAGGACGGAGGCCGCGGCGGCTTCAACCTCTA tgTGACGGACGCCGCGGAACTCTGGAGCACCTGCTTCACGGCGGACAGCCTGGAGGCCCTC AAAGCCCGTTTGGGCCTGAGTGCGGCTGAGGAGATCACCCCCCGGTTCAG GGCAGCCTGTGAGCAGCAAGCTGTGACTTTCGCCCTGCGGGAGGATGGAGCATCCCTAACCCTTTCCggggggccctgggccctggaTTTTGAGCTCTCCAAGGTGCCGGGCCCAGAGGCAGCCTCCAGGTTGCGGGCACTGACACTGGGTCTGGCAGAGCAAGTGTGCAACTTGAAGAGGCAGctggcag GCCTGCAGGTGACAGCCACCAGCCCCAAAAAGAGCCCTTGTCTGGCAGGGCCTCAGTTCTTCTTACCAGGTAAGGCCTGTCACCTGGGACTTCGGTGGGGGCTgtgctcctcctccctctgtgacTCCCCTTCCCCAGAACAAGAGTCAGGCCCCAGAGACAGCATGTGCACGGAGAGGGGGCTGTGGCTCTGGAATTCTCCTGACTCAGGAAGCCCCGTCCCGTCCTGTTGCCCTCAGACCCGGACCCTCAGAGAGGTGGCCCTGGACTTGGGGTCAGGAGGCGGTGTCCAGGAGAGTCCCTCATCAACCCTGGCTTCAAGAG tAAGAAACCAGCCAGTGGTGTAG
- the PAXX gene encoding protein PAXX isoform X1: MVPPPPLSPPLCTLPPGPGPPRFVCYCEGEGSEDGGRGGFNLYVTDAAELWSTCFTADSLEALVGIGAPGQAWKPPHSVPAKARLGLSAAEEITPRFRAACEQQAVTFALREDGASLTLSGGPWALDFELSKVPGPEAASRLRALTLGLAEQVCNLKRQLAGLQVTATSPKKSPCLAGPQFFLPGKACHLGLRWGLCSSSLCDSPSPEQESGPRDSMCTERGLWLWNSPDSGSPVPSCCPQTRTLREVALDLGSGGGVQESPSSTLASRVRNQPVV; the protein is encoded by the exons ATGGTGCCGCCGCCGCCTCTGTCGCCGCCTCTCTGCACGCTGCCGCCGGGGCCCGGGCCCCCGCGCTTCGTGTGCTATTGCGAGGGGGAGGGAAGCGAGGACGGAGGCCGCGGCGGCTTCAACCTCTA tgTGACGGACGCCGCGGAACTCTGGAGCACCTGCTTCACGGCGGACAGCCTGGAGGCCCTCGTGGGTATCGGGGCTCCCGGGCAGGCCTGGAAGCCCCCGCACTCCGTACCTGCA AAAGCCCGTTTGGGCCTGAGTGCGGCTGAGGAGATCACCCCCCGGTTCAG GGCAGCCTGTGAGCAGCAAGCTGTGACTTTCGCCCTGCGGGAGGATGGAGCATCCCTAACCCTTTCCggggggccctgggccctggaTTTTGAGCTCTCCAAGGTGCCGGGCCCAGAGGCAGCCTCCAGGTTGCGGGCACTGACACTGGGTCTGGCAGAGCAAGTGTGCAACTTGAAGAGGCAGctggcag GCCTGCAGGTGACAGCCACCAGCCCCAAAAAGAGCCCTTGTCTGGCAGGGCCTCAGTTCTTCTTACCAGGTAAGGCCTGTCACCTGGGACTTCGGTGGGGGCTgtgctcctcctccctctgtgacTCCCCTTCCCCAGAACAAGAGTCAGGCCCCAGAGACAGCATGTGCACGGAGAGGGGGCTGTGGCTCTGGAATTCTCCTGACTCAGGAAGCCCCGTCCCGTCCTGTTGCCCTCAGACCCGGACCCTCAGAGAGGTGGCCCTGGACTTGGGGTCAGGAGGCGGTGTCCAGGAGAGTCCCTCATCAACCCTGGCTTCAAGAG tAAGAAACCAGCCAGTGGTGTAG
- the PTGDS gene encoding prostaglandin-H2 D-isomerase — MAALHTLWMGLVLLGVLGVLQTRAQAQVSLQPNFQQDKFLGRWFTSGLASNSSWFREKKNALSMCISVVAPSAEGGLNLTTTFLRKDQCETRTLLLRPAETPGCYSYTSPHWGSTHDVWVVATDYEEYALLYTAGTKSPGQDFHMATLYSRTQTPRAEVKEKFSTFAKTRGFTEDAIVFLPKTDRCMEEHR, encoded by the exons ATGGCCGCTCTGCACACGCTGTGGATGGGGCTGGTCCTGCTGGGAGTCCTGGGAGTCCTGCAGACGCGGGCCCAGGCCCAGGTCTCCCTGCAGCCCAACTTCCAACAGGACAAG TTCCTGGGGCGCTGGTTCACCTCGGGCCTCGCCTCCAACTCGAGCTGGTTCCGGGAGAAGAAGAACGCGCTGTCCATGTGCATATCAGTGGTGGCCCCCAGCGCGGAAGGAGGCCTCAACCTCACCACCACCTTCCTCAG GAAAGACCAGTGTGAGACCCGGACCCTGCTGCTGCGGCCGGCGGAAACCCCAGGCTGCTACAGCTACACGAGTCCCC ACTGGGGCAGCACCCACGACGTGTGGGTGGTGGCGACGGACTATGAGGAGTACGCGCTTTTGTACACGGCGGGCACAAAAAGCCCGGGCCAGGACTTCCACATGGCCACTCTCTACA gccGCACCCAGACCCCAAGGGCTGAGGTGAAGGAGAAATTCAGCACCTTTGCCAAGACCCGGGGCTTCACAGAGGATGCCATTGTCTTCCTGCCCAAGACCG ACAGGTGCATGGAGGAGCACAGATAG